One region of Brachybacterium saurashtrense genomic DNA includes:
- a CDS encoding COX15/CtaA family protein — protein MSRSAAPAQRRPERHGRITTLPDPRLPSWGPARRARLAAIALWGNLIAQMGIILSGAAVRLTGSGLGCSTWPHCEPGQFTPEFTMEAGIHPFVEFGNRTLTGVLTVFALAVLLVSWRWLGHKGAGFRRLAWVPLIGTAVQALLGAFVVWLDLHPGLVSPHFLISPVLCAFSMVLLVRLYDGDGPVRRAVPQRAIALFVALAAVGFVVLILGTVVTGTGPHSGDAGEVTRIAMNPVVATRLHALAVYLFCALLAALLVVLHRSRARREALVAAWWLAGLTLAQGVVGYVQYFLGLPELVVFLHLIGAALFASSIAWVGARTVTWQEPVSPGTDQDALEGTEAR, from the coding sequence ATGTCCCGCTCCGCCGCGCCCGCCCAGCGCCGTCCCGAACGGCACGGGCGGATCACCACCCTGCCCGATCCCCGCCTCCCCTCCTGGGGCCCCGCCCGCCGCGCCCGCCTGGCCGCGATCGCGCTGTGGGGCAATCTGATCGCGCAGATGGGCATCATCCTCTCCGGCGCCGCGGTGCGCCTGACGGGCAGCGGACTGGGCTGCTCCACCTGGCCGCACTGCGAGCCGGGGCAGTTCACCCCGGAGTTCACGATGGAAGCCGGCATCCATCCGTTCGTCGAGTTCGGCAACCGCACCCTCACCGGGGTGCTCACGGTCTTCGCGCTCGCGGTGCTGCTGGTGTCCTGGCGCTGGCTCGGGCACAAGGGTGCCGGGTTCCGGCGGCTGGCCTGGGTGCCGCTGATCGGCACCGCCGTGCAGGCGCTGCTGGGCGCGTTCGTGGTGTGGCTGGACCTGCACCCCGGGCTGGTGAGCCCCCACTTCCTGATCTCCCCGGTGCTGTGCGCGTTCTCGATGGTGCTGCTGGTGAGGCTGTACGACGGCGACGGTCCGGTGCGGCGCGCGGTGCCGCAGCGCGCGATCGCGCTGTTCGTCGCCCTCGCGGCGGTGGGGTTCGTGGTCCTCATCCTCGGCACCGTGGTCACCGGCACCGGCCCGCATTCGGGCGATGCCGGGGAGGTGACCCGGATCGCGATGAACCCCGTGGTCGCCACCCGCCTCCACGCCCTGGCCGTGTACCTCTTCTGCGCACTGCTGGCGGCGCTGCTGGTGGTGCTGCACCGCTCCCGCGCCCGCCGCGAGGCGCTGGTGGCGGCCTGGTGGCTGGCCGGACTCACCCTCGCCCAGGGCGTGGTCGGCTACGTCCAGTACTTCCTGGGCCTGCCGGAGCTGGTGGTGTTCCTCCACCTGATCGGCGCGGCGCTGTTCGCCTCCTCGATCGCCTGGGTGGGCGCCCGCACCGTGACCTGGCAGGAGCCGGTCTCGCCGGGCACCGACCAGGACGCCCTCGAGGGGACGGAGGCACGATGA
- a CDS encoding ABC transporter permease, which produces MTAPQQARADAPADRSPHPAPPLRRVLAHAAMETRIMLSNGEQLTVAVALPAMVLIGLWLLPLGRLEGVPSIDTAVAATFATALISTSFTSQAILTGFDRRNGVLRWVATTPLGRDGYLAGKILATLATHVLQVLVLGAIALIIGWRPELGGLLGAVPVWLVGTVAFGALGLLVAGTLRTEAVLAVSNLLFLLLVSVGGVAFPASSYPRILGGLVDLLPSGALGELMRACLAQGPFSPGSALVLMVWAVAGVAAVVRWFRWTDS; this is translated from the coding sequence ATGACCGCCCCGCAGCAGGCACGGGCCGACGCACCCGCCGACCGCTCCCCGCATCCGGCGCCGCCGCTGCGCCGGGTCCTCGCCCACGCCGCGATGGAGACCCGAATCATGCTCTCCAACGGGGAGCAGCTCACCGTGGCCGTCGCCCTGCCGGCGATGGTGCTGATCGGGCTGTGGCTGCTGCCGCTGGGGCGGCTGGAGGGCGTGCCCTCGATCGACACGGCGGTGGCCGCGACCTTCGCCACGGCGCTGATCTCCACCTCCTTCACCTCTCAGGCGATCCTCACCGGCTTCGACCGACGCAACGGGGTGCTGCGCTGGGTGGCGACCACCCCGCTGGGACGGGACGGCTACCTGGCGGGGAAGATCCTCGCCACACTCGCCACCCACGTGCTGCAGGTGCTGGTGCTCGGTGCGATCGCACTGATCATCGGGTGGCGTCCCGAGCTCGGCGGGCTGCTGGGAGCGGTGCCGGTGTGGCTGGTGGGCACCGTCGCCTTCGGCGCCCTGGGCCTGCTGGTGGCCGGCACGCTGCGCACGGAAGCGGTGCTGGCGGTCTCGAACCTGCTGTTCCTGCTGCTGGTCTCCGTGGGCGGCGTTGCCTTCCCCGCCTCCTCCTACCCGCGGATCCTGGGCGGTCTGGTGGACCTGCTGCCCTCGGGGGCGCTCGGGGAGCTGATGCGGGCGTGCCTGGCCCAGGGGCCCTTCTCCCCCGGCTCCGCCCTGGTGCTGATGGTGTGGGCGGTGGCGGGCGTGGCCGCGGTGGTGCGCTGGTTCCGCTGGACCGACAGCTGA
- a CDS encoding ABC transporter ATP-binding protein: MDDHSPALVADALTLSYGPVRALDGLSLMAERGAVTALLGPNGAGKTTAISCATGLLRPDAGTLRVLGADPWRAGPAHRARVGVMIQDGGLTSGATAMRLLRYAASLHAAPLDVEEVAEHLGIDAFGRTLVRRLSGGQRQRLALALAIIGRPDLVFLDEPTAGMDPSIRRRVRELIRALARTGTAVVLTTHLMDDVVGLADAVRVISRGRVLASGTVQEVISGHRAADGAVVVQATATGVDPESVPALEADLRSTAARHGARLEVTSGGAADLESVLLDLMDEDGAAPGADEAEEEHA; the protein is encoded by the coding sequence ATGGACGACCACTCCCCCGCCCTCGTCGCCGACGCCCTCACCCTCAGCTACGGGCCCGTGCGCGCCCTCGACGGCCTGAGCCTCATGGCCGAGCGCGGCGCCGTCACCGCCCTGCTGGGTCCCAACGGCGCCGGGAAGACCACCGCCATCTCCTGCGCGACCGGGCTCCTGCGCCCCGATGCCGGCACCCTGCGCGTGCTCGGCGCGGATCCCTGGCGCGCGGGCCCTGCGCACCGCGCCCGGGTGGGCGTGATGATCCAGGACGGCGGGCTCACCTCGGGCGCCACCGCGATGCGGCTGCTGCGCTACGCCGCAAGCCTCCACGCCGCCCCGCTGGACGTGGAGGAGGTGGCCGAGCACCTCGGCATCGACGCCTTCGGCCGCACCCTGGTGCGCCGGCTCTCCGGCGGCCAGCGCCAGCGCCTCGCGCTCGCGCTGGCGATCATCGGCCGGCCCGACCTCGTGTTCCTCGACGAGCCCACCGCCGGCATGGATCCCTCGATCCGCCGCCGGGTGCGCGAGCTGATCCGCGCCCTGGCGCGCACCGGCACCGCCGTGGTGCTCACCACCCATCTGATGGACGACGTGGTGGGCCTCGCCGATGCGGTGCGCGTCATCTCCCGCGGCCGGGTGCTGGCCTCCGGCACCGTGCAGGAGGTGATCAGCGGCCACCGGGCGGCCGACGGCGCCGTGGTGGTGCAGGCCACCGCCACCGGCGTCGACCCCGAGTCGGTGCCGGCCCTCGAGGCCGACCTGCGCTCGACCGCCGCCCGCCACGGGGCACGGCTCGAGGTCACCTCCGGCGGCGCCGCGGACCTCGAATCCGTGCTGCTGGACCTGATGGACGAGGACGGCGCCGCACCCGGGGCCGACGAGGCCGAGGAGGAGCACGCATGA
- a CDS encoding glutathione S-transferase family protein yields the protein MPPEATAPADDQHSTRGAYVTEGESFDRDMTYIDDRITRDGRDGWPVEGGRYRLIAARACPWANRTLIARRLLGLEDALSVGMPGPTHDKRSWTFDLDEGGVDPVLGYERLQQAYFARFADYPRGITVPAIVDVPSRAVVTNDFQQITLDLAAEWTAHHREGAPDLYPVAQREEIDALNRWMLHRVNNGVYKVGFAGSQDAYETEYRALWSALDELEERLGRSRYLMGASLTEADVRLFPTLIRFDPVYHGHFKANRQTLASMPNLWNYTKDLFTTPGFGDTVDFSQIKRHYYYVHEDINPTQVVPLGPDLGPLLEGHDRDRFETDTWGPEGSAPPPPLASEVVDPAHTPLHVTGR from the coding sequence ATGCCCCCCGAGGCCACCGCCCCCGCCGACGACCAGCACTCCACCCGCGGCGCCTACGTCACCGAGGGCGAGTCCTTCGACCGCGACATGACCTACATCGATGACCGCATCACCCGCGACGGCCGCGACGGCTGGCCCGTCGAGGGGGGCCGGTACCGGCTGATCGCCGCCCGCGCCTGCCCCTGGGCCAATCGCACGCTCATCGCGCGGCGCCTGCTGGGGCTCGAGGACGCCCTGTCGGTGGGGATGCCCGGACCCACCCACGACAAGCGCTCCTGGACCTTTGACCTCGACGAGGGCGGCGTCGACCCCGTGCTCGGCTACGAGCGCCTGCAGCAGGCCTACTTCGCCCGCTTCGCCGACTACCCGCGGGGCATCACCGTCCCGGCGATCGTGGACGTGCCCAGCCGGGCCGTGGTCACCAACGACTTCCAGCAGATCACCCTCGACCTCGCCGCCGAGTGGACCGCGCACCACCGCGAGGGCGCACCGGATCTCTACCCCGTCGCGCAGCGCGAGGAGATCGACGCGCTGAACCGGTGGATGCTGCACCGCGTGAACAACGGCGTGTACAAGGTGGGCTTCGCCGGCTCCCAGGACGCCTACGAGACGGAGTACCGCGCGCTGTGGTCGGCCCTCGACGAGCTCGAGGAGCGTCTGGGCCGCAGCCGCTACCTGATGGGCGCCTCGCTCACCGAGGCCGATGTGCGCCTGTTCCCCACCCTGATCCGCTTCGATCCGGTCTACCACGGCCACTTCAAGGCCAACCGCCAGACCCTCGCCAGCATGCCGAACCTGTGGAACTACACCAAGGACCTGTTCACCACCCCGGGCTTCGGGGACACCGTCGACTTCTCTCAGATCAAGCGCCACTACTACTACGTGCACGAGGACATCAACCCCACGCAGGTGGTGCCGCTCGGACCGGACCTCGGTCCCCTGCTGGAAGGGCACGACCGCGACCGCTTCGAGACCGACACCTGGGGCCCGGAGGGCAGCGCCCCGCCGCCGCCCCTCGCCTCCGAGGTGGTGGACCCCGCGCACACGCCGCTGCACGTCACCGGGCGCTGA
- a CDS encoding helix-turn-helix transcriptional regulator, translating to MTAPEATSGTAPTTRDRLVQAISAHGPITARRLAERFDLTSAAVRRHLAALEAEGIIAEHEVPVAQRGRGRPSKSFVLSPSAHEDLPGGYDELAVMAVDELARLGGEGAVTALAERRIADWEKRVAERAAECERAGEDVTAARRLELLSELLTERGYATTVRPLHVPLPAAGAQPGAAPRTLVTAQLCHGHCPVLDVAADHPELCEAESRAISRIIGAPVQRLATLAQGAHVCTTHIPLTEGRTP from the coding sequence GTGACCGCACCGGAGGCCACGTCAGGCACCGCGCCCACCACGCGGGACCGCCTCGTGCAGGCGATCTCCGCCCACGGGCCGATCACCGCCCGTCGGCTGGCCGAGCGCTTCGACCTCACCAGCGCCGCCGTGCGCCGCCACCTCGCGGCCCTCGAGGCCGAGGGGATCATCGCCGAGCACGAGGTGCCGGTCGCGCAGCGCGGCCGCGGGCGCCCCAGCAAGTCGTTCGTGCTCTCGCCCTCCGCCCACGAGGACCTCCCCGGCGGCTACGACGAGCTGGCCGTGATGGCGGTGGACGAGCTCGCCCGCCTCGGCGGCGAGGGAGCGGTGACCGCGCTCGCCGAGCGCCGCATCGCCGACTGGGAGAAGCGCGTGGCCGAGCGTGCCGCGGAGTGCGAGCGCGCCGGGGAGGACGTCACCGCCGCCCGCCGGCTCGAGCTCCTCTCCGAGCTGCTCACCGAGCGCGGCTACGCCACCACCGTGCGCCCCCTGCACGTGCCGCTGCCCGCCGCGGGTGCACAGCCGGGCGCCGCCCCGCGTACGCTCGTGACGGCGCAGCTGTGCCACGGGCACTGCCCCGTGCTCGACGTTGCCGCAGATCATCCAGAACTGTGCGAGGCCGAGTCCCGCGCCATCTCCCGCATCATCGGAGCCCCCGTCCAGCGCCTCGCCACTCTGGCGCAGGGCGCCCACGTCTGCACGACTCACATTCCGCTCACCGAGGGAAGGACACCATGA
- the sufB gene encoding Fe-S cluster assembly protein SufB: MTSAPEKLTQDEIIDSIGNYAFGWHDEDSAGASARRGLSEDVVRDISARKHEPEWMLERRLKALKLFDKKPMPTWGPDLSGIAFEDIKYFVRSTEKQATSWEDLPEDIKETYDRLGIPEAEKQRLVAGVAAQYESEVVYHQIREDLEEQGVVFLDTDTALKEHPELFKEYFGTVIPSGDNKFSALNTAVWSGGSFVYVPKGVHVEIPLQAYFRINTENMGQFERTLIIADEGSYVHYVEGCTAPIYNSDSLHSAVVEIVVKKDARVRYTTIQNWSNNVYNLVTKRTTVEQGGVMEWVDGNIGSKVTMKYPAVWLMGEHARGETLSVAFAGQGQNQDTGSKMVHMAPHTSSSIVSKSVSRGGGRSSYRGLVQVMPGAEHSASTVLCDALLVDQISRTDTYPYVDVRVDDVQMGHEATVSKVSEEQLFYLMSRGMEETEAMAMIVRGFIEPIARELPMEYALELNRLIELQMEGAVG; the protein is encoded by the coding sequence ATGACGAGCGCACCAGAGAAGCTCACACAGGACGAGATCATCGATTCGATCGGCAACTACGCCTTCGGATGGCACGACGAGGACTCGGCCGGTGCCAGCGCGCGCCGCGGCCTGTCCGAGGACGTCGTGCGCGACATCTCCGCCCGCAAGCACGAGCCCGAGTGGATGCTCGAGCGTCGCCTGAAGGCCCTGAAGCTCTTCGACAAGAAGCCCATGCCCACCTGGGGCCCGGATCTCTCCGGCATCGCCTTCGAGGACATCAAGTACTTCGTTCGCTCCACCGAGAAGCAGGCCACCTCCTGGGAGGACCTGCCCGAGGACATCAAGGAGACCTACGACCGCCTGGGCATCCCCGAGGCGGAGAAGCAGCGTCTCGTGGCCGGCGTGGCCGCGCAGTACGAGTCCGAGGTGGTCTACCACCAGATCCGCGAGGACCTCGAGGAGCAGGGCGTGGTGTTCCTGGACACCGACACCGCGCTCAAGGAGCACCCGGAGCTGTTCAAGGAGTACTTCGGCACTGTCATCCCCTCCGGGGACAACAAGTTCTCCGCCCTGAACACGGCCGTGTGGTCCGGCGGCTCCTTCGTCTACGTCCCCAAGGGCGTGCACGTCGAGATCCCGCTGCAGGCCTACTTCCGCATCAACACCGAGAACATGGGCCAGTTCGAGCGGACGCTGATCATCGCGGACGAGGGCTCCTACGTGCACTACGTCGAGGGCTGCACCGCCCCGATTTACAACTCCGACTCGCTGCACAGCGCGGTCGTGGAGATCGTGGTGAAGAAGGACGCCCGCGTGCGGTACACGACCATCCAGAACTGGTCGAACAACGTGTACAACCTGGTCACCAAGCGCACCACCGTCGAGCAGGGCGGCGTGATGGAGTGGGTGGACGGCAACATCGGCTCGAAGGTCACCATGAAGTACCCGGCCGTGTGGCTGATGGGCGAGCACGCCCGCGGCGAGACCCTCTCCGTCGCCTTCGCCGGCCAGGGCCAGAACCAGGACACCGGCTCGAAGATGGTGCACATGGCGCCGCACACCTCGAGCTCGATCGTCTCCAAGTCGGTCTCGCGCGGTGGCGGGCGCAGCTCCTACCGCGGCCTGGTGCAGGTCATGCCCGGCGCCGAGCACTCCGCCTCGACCGTGCTGTGCGACGCGCTACTGGTGGACCAGATCTCGCGCACCGACACCTACCCCTACGTCGACGTGCGCGTCGACGACGTCCAGATGGGCCACGAGGCCACCGTCTCCAAGGTCTCCGAGGAGCAGCTCTTCTACCTGATGAGCCGCGGCATGGAGGAGACCGAGGCGATGGCGATGATCGTGCGCGGGTTCATCGAGCCCATCGCCCGCGAGCTCCCGATGGAGTACGCCCTGGAGCTGAACCGCCTGATCGAGCTGCAGATGGAAGGAGCAGTCGGCTGA
- the sufD gene encoding Fe-S cluster assembly protein SufD: MTTTDVKGAESAGDPSTNEAVGHAAGAAPVAAGTALDGVDTTAAPQREEENLSLPGQAVSAAHAALNRGGRKRSFEVADHEVPRSHVEEWRFTPLRRFSALFEDVATDDREGDPAVDYQVTLPEGAPEASTLALGQAPRGTVLVPEDLPTAIASARTAQALHLVAAKNASYDEPFRVEIAGRGADRRANAHLVLEAEESSSATVVLNHTGAAQYTQNVEILVGDNAQLTVITLHDWDDDAVHIATHHARVGRDARLKHVAVTLGGSAVRLNAIGEYAAPGGEIEKLGLYFSDEGQFFENRLFVDHSAPHCTSNVAYKGALQGKSARSVWVGDVLIRKEAEGTNTYELNRNLVLTEGARADSVPNLEIETGEIEGAGHAAATGRFDDEQLFYLRARGIPEAEARRLVVRGFFAEIIQQIDVPELQERLSASIEDELARSMN, encoded by the coding sequence ATGACGACCACTGATGTGAAGGGTGCCGAGAGCGCCGGGGACCCGAGCACCAACGAGGCCGTGGGCCATGCGGCCGGCGCCGCGCCGGTCGCCGCCGGCACCGCCCTCGACGGCGTGGACACCACGGCCGCCCCGCAGCGGGAGGAGGAGAACCTGTCCCTGCCCGGGCAGGCGGTCTCCGCCGCCCACGCGGCGCTGAACCGCGGAGGGCGCAAGCGCTCCTTCGAGGTCGCCGACCACGAGGTGCCCCGCAGCCATGTCGAGGAGTGGCGCTTCACCCCGCTGCGCCGCTTCTCCGCGCTGTTCGAGGACGTCGCCACCGACGACCGCGAGGGCGACCCCGCCGTCGACTACCAGGTCACGCTGCCCGAGGGCGCTCCGGAGGCCTCCACCCTCGCCCTCGGTCAGGCTCCCCGCGGCACCGTCCTGGTGCCGGAGGACCTCCCCACCGCGATCGCCTCCGCGCGCACCGCGCAGGCGCTGCACCTGGTGGCCGCGAAGAACGCCAGCTACGACGAGCCGTTCCGCGTGGAGATCGCCGGCCGCGGCGCCGACCGTCGGGCGAACGCCCACCTGGTGCTCGAGGCGGAGGAGTCCTCCTCGGCGACCGTGGTGCTCAACCACACCGGTGCCGCGCAGTACACGCAGAACGTCGAGATCCTCGTGGGCGACAACGCGCAGCTCACCGTCATCACCCTGCACGACTGGGACGACGACGCCGTGCACATCGCCACCCACCACGCCCGCGTGGGCCGCGACGCGCGCCTCAAGCACGTCGCCGTCACCCTCGGCGGCAGCGCCGTGCGCCTCAACGCCATCGGCGAGTACGCCGCGCCCGGCGGCGAGATCGAGAAGCTCGGCCTGTACTTCTCCGACGAGGGCCAGTTCTTCGAGAACCGCCTGTTCGTGGACCACAGCGCCCCGCACTGCACCTCCAACGTCGCCTACAAGGGCGCGCTGCAGGGCAAGAGCGCCCGCTCCGTGTGGGTCGGCGACGTGCTGATCCGCAAGGAGGCCGAGGGCACCAACACCTACGAGCTCAACCGCAACCTCGTGCTCACCGAGGGGGCCCGCGCCGACTCGGTGCCGAACCTCGAGATCGAGACCGGCGAGATCGAGGGCGCCGGCCACGCCGCGGCGACCGGGCGCTTCGACGACGAGCAGCTGTTCTACCTGCGCGCTCGCGGCATCCCGGAGGCCGAGGCCCGTCGACTGGTGGTGCGCGGCTTCTTCGCCGAGATCATCCAGCAGATCGACGTGCCCGAGCTCCAGGAGCGCCTCTCCGCCTCCATCGAGGACGAGCTCGCACGGAGCATGAACTGA
- a CDS encoding non-heme iron oxygenase ferredoxin subunit has product MSDAFVPVAALADLDPGEAIDVIAGGIEIALVRDEDGGVHALEDICSHDEIALSDGDVEGCTIECWKHGSQFDLVTGRPLQLPAVLPVRVFPVRIDESSGEILVDPTAAPAT; this is encoded by the coding sequence ATGAGCGACGCCTTCGTCCCCGTCGCCGCCCTGGCGGACCTCGACCCCGGCGAGGCGATCGATGTGATCGCCGGCGGGATCGAGATCGCCCTGGTGCGCGACGAGGACGGCGGCGTCCACGCCCTCGAGGACATCTGCTCGCACGACGAGATCGCGCTGAGCGACGGCGACGTCGAGGGCTGCACCATCGAGTGCTGGAAGCACGGCAGCCAGTTCGACCTCGTCACCGGTCGCCCGCTGCAGCTCCCGGCCGTGCTGCCCGTGCGGGTGTTCCCCGTGCGCATCGACGAGAGCAGCGGCGAGATCCTCGTGGATCCGACCGCCGCTCCCGCCACCTGA
- the sufC gene encoding Fe-S cluster assembly ATPase SufC, producing the protein MSILEIKNLHATVETPEGTKEILKGVDLTIKGGETHAIMGPNGSGKSTLAYAIAGHPKYEITGGEVLLDGEDVLEMSVDERARAGLFLAMQYPVEVPGVTVSNFLRTAKTAVDGEAPALRTWVKDVKGAMDDLKMDPAFAERNVNEGFSGGEKKRHEILQMQLLKPSIAVLDETDSGLDVDALRVVSEGVNRAKETTEVGIMLITHYTRILQYVKPDFVHVFVNGKIAEQGGPELAERLEAEGYDRFLVGA; encoded by the coding sequence ATGTCGATCCTGGAGATCAAGAACCTCCACGCCACCGTCGAGACCCCTGAGGGCACCAAGGAGATCCTCAAGGGGGTCGACCTCACCATCAAGGGCGGCGAGACCCACGCGATCATGGGCCCCAACGGCTCGGGCAAGTCCACCCTCGCCTACGCCATCGCCGGCCACCCCAAGTACGAGATCACCGGCGGCGAGGTCCTGCTCGACGGCGAGGACGTACTCGAGATGAGCGTCGACGAGCGCGCCCGGGCGGGCCTCTTCCTCGCCATGCAGTACCCCGTCGAGGTCCCCGGCGTGACCGTCTCGAACTTCCTGCGCACCGCCAAGACCGCGGTCGACGGCGAGGCGCCCGCGCTGCGCACCTGGGTCAAGGACGTCAAGGGCGCCATGGACGACCTGAAGATGGATCCCGCCTTCGCCGAGCGCAACGTCAACGAGGGCTTCTCCGGCGGTGAGAAGAAGCGCCACGAGATCCTGCAGATGCAGCTGCTCAAGCCCTCCATCGCGGTGCTCGACGAGACCGACTCCGGCCTCGACGTGGACGCGCTGCGCGTGGTCTCCGAGGGCGTGAACCGCGCCAAGGAGACCACCGAGGTGGGCATCATGCTGATCACCCACTACACCCGGATCCTGCAGTACGTGAAGCCCGACTTCGTGCACGTGTTCGTGAACGGGAAGATCGCCGAGCAGGGCGGCCCCGAGCTGGCCGAGCGCCTCGAGGCCGAGGGCTACGACCGCTTCCTCGTCGGCGCCTGA
- a CDS encoding metal-sulfur cluster assembly factor: MTDQKSSDAAVSAEDVTEAMKDVIDPELGINVVDLGLVYGVHVEDGNAVIDMTLTSAACPLTDVLEEQTFAVLDPITETHRINWVWMPPWGMEKITEDGREQLRAIGFNL, encoded by the coding sequence ATGACCGACCAGAAGAGCTCCGACGCCGCGGTGAGCGCCGAGGACGTCACCGAGGCGATGAAGGACGTGATCGACCCCGAGCTCGGGATCAACGTCGTCGACCTGGGCCTCGTCTACGGCGTGCACGTCGAGGACGGCAACGCCGTGATCGACATGACGCTCACCTCCGCCGCGTGCCCGCTCACCGACGTGCTCGAGGAGCAGACCTTCGCGGTGCTGGACCCGATCACCGAGACCCACCGCATCAACTGGGTGTGGATGCCGCCGTGGGGCATGGAGAAGATCACCGAGGACGGCCGCGAGCAGCTGCGCGCCATCGGCTTCAACCTCTGA
- the ald gene encoding alanine dehydrogenase, which yields MRIGVPREVKNNENRVGLGAAGVHELVVRGHEVVVEAGAGIGSRVTDEDYVQAGARILPTADEVWAQAEMIIKVKEPLPEEYGRLRRGQILFTYLHLAADQALTEALLASGTTAIAYETVQLPDRSLPLLAPMSAIAGRLAAQVGAYHLMAPLGGSGVLMGGVPGTSEANVLIIGGGVVGEQAAMMAHGLHANVTVMDLNVSRLGQIATMHHGGILTRYSTTLDLAEQIEQADVVVGSVLIPGKRAPKLVTDEMVARMKPGSVLVDVAIDQGGCFENSRPTTHDAPTFTVHDTVYYCVANMPGSVPVTATAALNNATLPYVLKLASGGWREALRADPALAAGLHTHEGALTHAGTGEAHGLEVADTAAVLA from the coding sequence ATGCGCATCGGGGTGCCCCGCGAGGTCAAGAACAACGAGAACCGGGTGGGCCTGGGTGCCGCCGGCGTCCACGAGCTGGTGGTGCGCGGGCACGAGGTCGTGGTGGAGGCGGGCGCCGGGATCGGCTCGCGCGTCACCGACGAGGACTACGTCCAGGCCGGGGCCCGGATCCTGCCCACGGCCGACGAGGTCTGGGCGCAGGCCGAGATGATCATCAAGGTCAAGGAGCCGCTGCCGGAGGAGTACGGGCGCCTGCGCCGCGGCCAGATCCTGTTCACCTACCTGCACCTGGCCGCCGATCAGGCGCTCACCGAGGCGCTGCTGGCCTCGGGCACCACCGCGATCGCCTACGAGACGGTGCAGCTGCCGGACCGCTCCCTGCCGCTGCTCGCCCCGATGAGCGCGATCGCGGGCCGGCTCGCGGCGCAGGTGGGCGCCTACCACCTGATGGCGCCGCTGGGCGGCTCCGGGGTGCTGATGGGCGGCGTGCCCGGCACCTCGGAGGCGAACGTGCTGATCATCGGCGGCGGCGTGGTGGGCGAGCAGGCGGCGATGATGGCGCACGGCCTGCACGCGAACGTCACCGTGATGGACCTGAACGTCTCCCGCCTGGGCCAGATCGCCACCATGCACCACGGCGGGATCCTCACCCGCTACTCCACCACGCTGGACCTCGCCGAGCAGATCGAGCAGGCCGATGTCGTCGTCGGCTCCGTCCTGATCCCCGGCAAGCGCGCGCCCAAGCTCGTCACGGACGAGATGGTGGCCCGGATGAAGCCGGGCTCGGTGCTAGTGGACGTCGCGATCGACCAGGGCGGCTGCTTCGAGAACTCGCGCCCCACCACGCACGACGCCCCCACCTTCACCGTCCACGACACCGTGTACTACTGCGTGGCGAACATGCCCGGCTCGGTGCCGGTCACCGCCACGGCCGCGCTGAACAACGCCACCCTCCCCTACGTCCTGAAGCTCGCCTCCGGGGGCTGGCGGGAGGCGCTGCGGGCGGATCCGGCGCTCGCGGCCGGCCTGCACACCCATGAGGGCGCGCTCACCCACGCCGGCACCGGCGAGGCCCACGGCCTCGAGGTCGCCGACACCGCCGCGGTGCTCGCCTGA